In Stutzerimonas stutzeri, the sequence ACGGCCGGTACGCCCCAGGCAAACGCCATCGCCTGAGCGCAGGACGCCCCAACCAACAAGGCGCCGACCAATCCCGGGCCTGCGGTATAGGCGACCGCATCGATCTGTGCCGCCTCGCGGCCGGCTTCGGCAAGCACCTGGCGGATCAGGGGGAGCATGCGTTTGACGTGATCACGCGAGGCCAGCTCCGGGACCACCCCGCCGTAGACGCGGTGCAGGTCGATCTGACTGAACAGGGCATCGGCCAGCAGGCCGCGCTCGCTGTCGTAGAGCGCGACACCGGTTTCGTCGCATGAAGTTTCCAGCCCCAGCACCAGCATGGGTTCGACCTTCCAGAGAAGCGAATGAAGCCGCGCATATTAATCGCCGCGGCCGGCGACCGACCAGCGCTTTTCGCTCAGGGGGCTTTGCATTCCACGTGGCAAGGCGTTAACATCCGCAACCCTTAAAACCAGCGTGCTCGCGATATTTGCCGAAGCGCGTTGTAACCGGTAAACAAGTGAAGGTACGTCCTGGATGCCCAACGTTAAAGTTAAAGAGAACGAACCATTCGACGTAGCTCTGCGTCGCTTCAAGCGTTCTTGCGAAAAAGCCGGTGTTCTGGCTGAAGTCCGCAGCCGTGAGTTCTACGAGAAGCCCACTGCTGAGCGCAAGCGTAAAGCTGCTGCCGCAGTCAAGCGTCACGCCAAGAAAGTGCAGCGCGAACAGCGCCGCAGCGTTCGCCTGTACTGATCCAGTACAGCTGAAGCTGCATCAAGCCCGGCCTAAGCCGGGCTTTGCATTTGAAAAGAACTCCGCTTCGCCAGTCGGCGAATGGTCGGAGTTTTTTTCATTCCGGCCCGAACACCGCGAGCGTATTCTCATACCCCTATGGCCGGCTTGATCCCGCAATCGTTCATCGATGATTTGCTCAACCGCTCCGACATCGTCGAGGTGGTGAGCTCGCGCATCCAGCTGAAAAAAGCGGGCAAGAACTACACTGCATGCTGC encodes:
- the rpsU gene encoding 30S ribosomal protein S21 yields the protein MPNVKVKENEPFDVALRRFKRSCEKAGVLAEVRSREFYEKPTAERKRKAAAAVKRHAKKVQREQRRSVRLY